The Glycine max cultivar Williams 82 chromosome 12, Glycine_max_v4.0, whole genome shotgun sequence genome window below encodes:
- the LOC100797254 gene encoding putative low molecular weight protein-tyrosine-phosphatase slr0328, producing MKREKKKTKRIIFIGGRLKQKIIGCEACSVAPPTSNLRTVSCRVTTSEGIMSVINLRFCHCSQLLLLSPNPKLSSSSQTAKLTLRKKNPTTPFAISCKTRFSSSIRASMASPSITDAETKPFSVLFVCLGNICRSPAAEGVFTDLVNKRDLNSKFKIDSAGTINYHEGNEADSRMRAASKRRGIQITSISRPIKPSDFVDFDLILAMDKQNREDIFEAFNRWKDRHSLPDGAHKKVKLMCSYCKKHDESEVPDPYYGGPQGFEKVLDLLEDACGSLLETILAENKHVQQS from the exons atgaaaagagaaaaaaaaaaaaccaagaggATAATTTTCATTGGGGGGCgtctcaaacaaaaaattattgggTGTGAAGCATGTAGTGTAGCTCCTCCAACGTCAAATTTGAGGACAGTGTCGTGTCGAGTCACCACCAGTGAAGGAATAATGAGCGTCATTAATTTACGATTTTGCCACTGTTCCCAACTCCTCCTCCTCTCACCAAACCCGAAGCTCTCTTCTTCCTCGCAAACTGCAAAGTTAACTCTGAGAAAGAAAAACCCAACGACCCCTTTTGCCATTTCCTGCAAAACCCGTTTCTCTTCTTCAATTCGCGCGTCCATGGCTTCACCCTCCATCACAGACGCCGAAACAAAGCCGTTTTCTGTTCTCTTCGTGTGCCTCGGCAACATCTGCAGAAGCCCCGCTGCTGAAGGAGTCTTCACTGACTTAGTCAACAAAAGGGACCTCAATTCGAAGTTCAAAATCGACTCTGCTGGCACCATCAATTACCACGAG GGAAATGAAGCGGATTCGAGAATGAGGGCAGCTTCAAAAAGGCGTGGGATTCAGATAACTTCTATTTCGAGGCCAATCAAGCCCTCTGATTTCGTTGACTTTGACCTCATTCTTGCTATGGACAAACAGAACAGAG AGGACATATTTGAGGCCTTTAATAGATGGAAAGATAGACATTCTTTACCGGATGGCGCACATAAAAAG GTTAAGTTGATGTGCTCGTACTGTAAGAAGCATGATGAAAGTGAAGTTCCGGATCCTTATTATGGTGGACCACAAGGGTTTGAGAAG GTGTTGGATTTGCTTGAAGATGCTTGCGGATCATTACTGGAAACCATTTTGGCAGAAAACAAACATGTACAACAATCCTGA
- the LOC100811470 gene encoding serine/threonine-protein kinase D6PKL2 yields the protein MESQDLTDHLHSLSFTSTTAEIKRSTSFSSSTTTSTSSHFNTPLPNAKPHAPSFLQRPLSLSDLHFTRRLGSGDMSAVYLAVPKESAGAGGAVFAAKVMEKEDLARRNKEGRARTEREILEMLDHPFLPTLYAFIHAPKWLCFLTPFCPGGDLHVLRQRFPNKRFLESAVRFYASEVLLALEYLHMLGVIYRDLKPENVLIRSEGHIMLTDFDLSLKCDDSTSTAQIISDQNPPRTVPRNDSHVEPTRATSSCMIPNCIAPTASCFHPKRKKKKKQTHFNGPAFVAEPVNVRSMSFVGTHEYLAPEIVSGEGHGSAVDWWTLGIFMFELFYGVTPFKGMDHELTLANVVARALEFPKEPAASAAMKELISQLLVKDPAKRLGSVMGASAIKHHPFFQGVNWALLRCTTPPFVPPPSSAKAIYDDHQTCPEIFIDCY from the exons atggagtctcaagACCTCACCGACCACCTCCACAGCCTCAGCTTCACTTCCACCACCGCAGAAATCAAACGCAGCACAAGCTTCAGCTCCTCAACCACCACCTCAACCTCCTCCCACTTCAACACCCCACTCCCCAACGCCAAGCCCCACGCGCCCTCCTTCCTCCAACGCCCCCTCTCCCTCTCCGACCTCCACTTCACGCGCCGCCTCGGCTCCGGCGACATGAGCGCCGTCTACTTGGCGGTGCCCAAGGAAAGCGCTGGAGCCGGCGGCGCGGTGTTCGCGGCGAAGGTGATGGAGAAGGAGGACTTGGCGAGGAGGAACAAGGAAGGCAGAGCGAGGACAGAGAGGGAAATTCTGGAAATGTTGGATCATCCTTTCTTGCCCACGCTCTACGCCTTCATCCACGCGCCTAAGTGGCTCTGTTTCTTGACGCCGTTCTGCCCCGGCGGTGACCTGCACGTCCTCCGCCAGCGCTTCCCCAACAAACGCTTCCTCGAATCCGCCGTCAG GTTCTATGCATCGGAAGTGTTGTTGGCTCTTGAATACCTACACATGTTGGGGGTAATCTACCGCGACCTGAAGCCCGAAAACGTGTTAATCAGATCAGAAGGCCACATCATGCTCACAGACTTCGACCTTTCCTTAAAATGCGACGATTCCACATCAACGGCACAAATCATCTCCGATCAAAACCCTCCCCGCACAGTCCCACGCAACGATTCCCACGTGGAACCCACACGTGCCACTTCTTCATGCATGATCCCCAACTGCATAGCCCCCACGGCCTCATGCTTCCACCCAAAAcgcaagaaaaagaagaaacaaacccATTTTAATGGGCCCGCCTTCGTGGCCGAGCCCGTTAACGTCCGGTCCATGTCGTTCGTGGGGACCCACGAGTACTTGGCTCCGGAGATCGTGTCCGGTGAGGGACACGGTAGCGCCGTGGACTGGTGGACGTTGGGGATATTCATGTTCGAACTGTTTTATGGTGTGACACCGTTCAAGGGCATGGACCACGAGCTAACCCTGGCGAACGTGGTGGCTCGGGCCCTCGAGTTCCCGAAGGAACCGGCGGCTTCGGCAGCCATGAAAGAGCTTATCTCGCAGCTGCTGGTTAAGGACCCGGCGAAGAGACTGGGGTCGGTGATGGGGGCCTCCGCGATCAAGCACCACCCGTTCTTTCAAGGCGTGAATTGGGCGTTGCTGAGGTGTACCACTCCTCCATTTGTTCCCCCACCTAGTAGTGCCAAAGCTATATATGATGATCATCAAACTTGTCCTGAGATTTTCATTGACTGTTATTAA